CTGGTCAATGCAATCCGCCAGGGAGCCGGGCGCAGAGCGTCCCGTCTTCGTCCGGCGCCCAAGGGAGTAAACCACATGACGACACCCTCGCTCATCAACCGCCGCGTGCTCCTCGCATCGAGGCCGGAGGGTGCTCCATCGCTTGAGAACTTCAGCTTCGAAGACCTGCTCGCCACTGACCCGGCCGAAGGCGAAGTCCTGCTGAAAACCCTCTATCTCTCGCTGGACCCGTATATGCGCGGTCGGATGAGCGCCGCGAAGTCTTATGCCAAACCGGTCGAGGTCGGAGATGTCATGGAGGGCGGCACGGTCGCGCAGGTGCTTCAGTCGCGCCATCCCGGCTTCTCTCGCGGCGATATCGTCCTCTCCTATTCCGGCTGGCAGAGCTTCTCGATCTCGGACGGCAGCGGATTGCGAAAGCTCGACCCGTCGCTGGCACCGGTCACCACCGCGCTAGGTGTTCTCGGCATGCCCGGATTCACCGCCTATTCCGGCCTCCTCACCATCGGACAACCCAAGCCCGGCGAAACCGTCGTCGTCGCGGCGGCCAGCGGCCCGGTCGGATCGCTGGTCGGACAGATCGCCCGGATCAAGGGCGCGCGGGCCGTCGGGATTGCCGGAGGACCGGACAAATGCGCCTTCGTGCACGACGAGTTCGGCTTCGACGCCGTTGTCGATCATCGCTCGGCCGACTTCGCCGCGGAAATCGCCTCCGCCTGCCCCAACGGGGTCGACATCTATTTCGAGAATGTCGGCGGCAAGGTCTGGGATGGGGTCTTTCCGCTCCTCAACGACTTCGCCCGCATTCCGGTCTGCGGCCTGATCGCCCAGTACAACCACGCAGGAGACAGCTTCCCCGGGCCAGACCGCCTACCGGGGCTGATGCGCTCGATCCTGAGCAAGAGCCTCCTGCTGCGGGGGTTCATCCAGCGCGAATTCGTCGCCCAGTATCCGGACTTCCTCCGCGACGTCTCCGCCTGGATCGCATCGGGCGAGGTTCGCTACCGGGAAGACATCGTCGATGGCCTCGACAACGCGCCCGCAGCCTTCATCGGCCTTCTCGAAGGTCGGAACTTCGGGAAGCTCATCGTCCGGATCGCCGAAACCGAAAAGGCCGGCGAGAGCCCGGTTCGGCCCGCCGAGGCGTGGAGACCGAAAGATGGACATCCATCCCGGACCGATCCGCCGCGGTGATCCAGGGAACGGCTGGCTGGACCCAGAGGGCCGGCACGCCGTTCGCCACGACTTCCCGATAGGTGACGCCCTCGGGCTTCGACATTGCCGTTCGCCATCGGGCTCGAACCGATGGCGCCTCGATGGCTCACTCGTTGCCTTTGCCCGGACGGCCGTAACGATCCCGGATCAGGTAGTGCGACAGGAAGCCGGAGATGCGGCTTTCCGGAACAGCGCGTTGCCGTATTTGCGCAGGAACAGCACGGTGGCGACTTCGCAAGCCTCATAGGCGAGTTTCCAATCCCAGGCGCCAGTGGCGTCGGACCTACCGAAAGCGGTTTCCATCGCACTGCGCAGGACCGCGGCATCGACGCGCTGGCCGCGTTCAAGATGGGGCAACAGGAGATTGGCGGCCGCCAGGATTGCGGGCGCGACCGCGAGCGACGTGACCTGATTGGTCACGGGAGACGAGATGTTCATGTCGAGGAACCTCAGGAGAGCGGGAGGGACAAGCCCGGGCGGCGCTCTCTCTCAACTGCCAGGGCTCCCCCTGTCCCGGCCCCCTCTGCCTCTCCCTCACAGGCTCAGCCATTCTACTGCGCACGCAGAGGCGGGGACGTCCGGCCAATCAGGTTTCACATCACTTTATTGAGCGTAATTAAAATTCATGCGACACATCGACATTGAACTGTTCATCAGGACTGAGATCTGAAATTCATGGAGCACGGGCAAAGAAATCCATTTTCAGGGGCCGTAAGTGTTTTTCACGAGCGCTGGCTTCCGGAGCAGGCCACACCAGTGGGCTATGCCGCGTTGATCGATGCCTATGCGCTTCCGGTCCCCCTGCCCCGTACGCTCTCCGCCATCGGCCCGCGCCACAAGATCTACGAGGCCGACGGCTGGCGGCTCTACACGCCACGCCACGCGCCCGAGGCCGGCCTCATCGGTCATCTGACCTTCGCGCTGCGCTACGAGGGGCTGGATCTGGCGGTCCTCAAACGGCTGTTCAGGGCAACCGGACCGGAGACGATCCGCGCGATTGTTGAGGCTGCCCCGACGGGCAGCTACGCGCGCAGGATCTGGTTCCTCTACGAATGGCTCCACGGTGAAGAACTGGATCTGCCCGACGCCGCGCGCGGCAACTACGCGCCGGTGATCGATGCCAAGCTGCAATGGGAGGCAGAAGGCACCCCCTCACCCCGGCATCGGGTCCGCAACAACCTGCCCGGAACCCCGGACTTCTGTCCGATGATCTTCCGTACGGCGGCAATCGAGACCTTCATCGCCCGCGATCTGGCGGCTGAGGCGCGCGCGGTGCTGGCTGATGTGCCTGCCGATCTGCTGGCACGCACCGCGGCATTCCTGCTGCTCAAGGATTCCCGGTCGAGTTTCCAGATCGAGGGTGAGAACCCGCCCCAGGATCGCATCCGCCGATGGGGTCAGATCATCGGCGAGGCCGGACGGCACCCGATCGACCGGGCAGAACTCGAACGCCTGCAACGCATCGTCATCGGCGATGCGCGTTTCGTGCATCTGGGCCTGCGTGCGGAAGGCGGCTTTATCGGGGAGCATGACCGTGCGGCCGGGGCCCCCCTGCCCGATCACGTCAGCGCCCGGCACGAAGACTTGCCCGCGCTGATCGCCGGACTGGAGCGGTTCGACCGCGACATCGCCCCGGGGCTCGACCCCGTTCTCGCCGCCGCCAGCCTTGCCTTCGGCTTCGTCTACATCCACCCGTTCGAGGACGGCAACGGGCGCCTGCATCGCTACCTGATTCACCACGTTCTCGCGGCACGCGGCTTCA
The Paracoccus alcaliphilus DNA segment above includes these coding regions:
- a CDS encoding NADP-dependent oxidoreductase → MTTPSLINRRVLLASRPEGAPSLENFSFEDLLATDPAEGEVLLKTLYLSLDPYMRGRMSAAKSYAKPVEVGDVMEGGTVAQVLQSRHPGFSRGDIVLSYSGWQSFSISDGSGLRKLDPSLAPVTTALGVLGMPGFTAYSGLLTIGQPKPGETVVVAAASGPVGSLVGQIARIKGARAVGIAGGPDKCAFVHDEFGFDAVVDHRSADFAAEIASACPNGVDIYFENVGGKVWDGVFPLLNDFARIPVCGLIAQYNHAGDSFPGPDRLPGLMRSILSKSLLLRGFIQREFVAQYPDFLRDVSAWIASGEVRYREDIVDGLDNAPAAFIGLLEGRNFGKLIVRIAETEKAGESPVRPAEAWRPKDGHPSRTDPPR
- a CDS encoding Fic family protein; this translates as MGYAALIDAYALPVPLPRTLSAIGPRHKIYEADGWRLYTPRHAPEAGLIGHLTFALRYEGLDLAVLKRLFRATGPETIRAIVEAAPTGSYARRIWFLYEWLHGEELDLPDAARGNYAPVIDAKLQWEAEGTPSPRHRVRNNLPGTPDFCPMIFRTAAIETFIARDLAAEARAVLADVPADLLARTAAFLLLKDSRSSFQIEGENPPQDRIRRWGQIIGEAGRHPIDRAELERLQRIVIGDARFVHLGLRAEGGFIGEHDRAAGAPLPDHVSARHEDLPALIAGLERFDRDIAPGLDPVLAAASLAFGFVYIHPFEDGNGRLHRYLIHHVLAARGFNPPGLVFPVSAVILERIEAYRQVLESYSRRLLPHVDWRPTERGNVAVLNDTGDFYRFFDATPHAEFLFACVAQTIDIDLPAETRFLRAYDGFKSRVSGLIDMPERTLDLLFRFLHQNGGRLSGRARAREFAALTEEETDRIEAIYAELQEEF